Within Bacillus sp. FJAT-45350, the genomic segment TTACCGCGCAAAATGGCCCTGCTGCTACATTAATAGTTGCTGGTTTAGCCGAGAGTTTAAAGTCATCTTATCCAGTAGTAGCGATTGTTGAAGAAATTGAAAGAGGCCATGAGGAGAAAAACGCTTTCCAAGAATTAGACCACGTGGAGTTGTTTAAAGGTGTATCTAAATGGGTGAAAAGGATCCCTATTCAAGAAAAAATTGAAGATTTTGTTGATAGAGCTTTTACAATTGCAGCCAGTGGGAGACCTGGCCCAGTAGTGTTATTGTGTCCAAAAGATATTATTAATGACACGTCACAATATTTAATTAATACAAAAAGAATTGCTAATTCAGGACATTTTCCGCTTGATAGAACAGTAGCCGACCAACAAAAAGTTGAAAGCGCTGCGGAAATTATTTCTAAGGCTGAAAATCCAATTATATATGCAGGCGGAGGGGTTGTCTCTTCAGGTGCATTAGAAGAGCTACGAGAATTACAAGAAGAATGTGCAATTCCGGTTGCTACCACAACAATGGGAAAAGGTTCAATAGACGAAAATCATCCTTTGAGTATCGGTCCAATAGGGTATTATATGGGAAAAAGAGGAATTAGTGCGCAGTTAAAATCAATGGTTCAAAACGCTGATGTAGTACTTTTGGTTGGGAATCGAACGAATCAAAATGGAACAGATTCATGGACTTTACTTCCAGAAAACTCCAAATATATACATGTCGATATTGATCCGACAGAAATAGGACGTAACTATGAGGCGTTAAGGTTAGTTGGTGATGCGAAGCTAACGTTGAAATCATTAAAAGAATGTCTTATGGAAAAAGGTATTGAAAAAAGATTGCAAAATAGAAGCCTTATTGAAGAGGAAATACAAGTAAGTAGAAACAAACATATTGAAATCATGTCTAATATAGTCTCGTGTGATAGTGGTTCGATAAAAATTGAAAAGTTTCTCAATGAAGTAAATAAAAGATTAAGTGATGACCATATTGTTGTAGCGGATGCTAGTATTTCTTCAGTTTGGAATGCTAATTATATTCAAGCTACTAATCAAAGAAAATTTATTTTTCCGAGAGGGTTGGCTGGATTAGGATGGGGATTGCCAATGGCTATGGGTGCTAAAGTTGGTAACCCTAATAGAAAGGTTTTTTGTTTAGCGGGAGACGGTGGTTTTGGCCACGTGTGGAGTGAATTAGAGACTTGTAAGAGATTGGGAATAAATATTGTGCTTGCTGTAATTAATAATGGAATTTTAGGATATCAGAAGTTAGGAGAAACAGTTTTATATGGTCGGTATACAGATGTGTGTGAATTTTCGTTTGTTGACCATACAAAGGTTGCAGAGGCTGTTGGTGTTAAGAGTATTAAGGTGGATGATGTAAAAGATATTAATAGGGTGCTAGATGAGGCTTTTGATCATAATGGTAGTGTATTGATTGATGTACTTTCTGACCCCGATAATATTCCACCAATCAGTATTATGGATAGTTTAGTAGAAAAAACTGATTATTAACAATAAAGGAGTTGATGCGTTTTATGAAGAAACTTGCAGGGAAAGTTGCACTAGTCACGGGTGCAGCTAGAGGAATCGGAAGGGAATATGCTCTAAGATTAGCATCTTTAGGAGCAGATGTAGGCATCATAGATATTGACTTACATTCTTATAAGCATTTTAAAAAAGAAAAGATAGATGAAGAATGTGACACTGTTGTAGAGGAAATTAGAAACCTAGGAGTAAATTCTATTGGTGTCGAAGCGGATATCTCCAATGAAGAGAAAGTTACAAATGCTATTAAAAAAATAACTGAGAATTTAGGTGAAATTGATATTTTAATAGCAAATGCAGGAGGTGGTACGGGCGCAGTAAGTGAAAACGCTGCATCTACCGTTGATTCAGAACAATTAAAAGTCGTAATGGAAAGAAACTTATATGGAACGATATATAGTGTTAAAGCAGTTGCTGAGAATATGAAGAGGAATAGGTACGGGAAAATAATCACAGTCACTTCTGTAGCAGGTATTAAGTCAAACGAAGGTGGGACTTATTCACACTATGGTGCTTCTAAAGCTGGAATTATTTCTTATACAAAATATTTAGCACAGGATTTAGGTCCTTATAATATTACAGTCAATGCAATAGCGCCCGGTTATATTGGTACAGGAAGACTTATGGAACAATTTGAAAAAGGAGGAGTTGAGAATTTTACGAAAGAAACTGCTTTGAAGCGTCTAGGAACACCTGAAGATTGTGCTAATGTTATTGAATTTTTAGCTACTAATTTATCTGATTATGTAACTGGAACAGTCATTGATGTAACTGGTGGATTAGTTAAGTAGTTACAAGTATGTAAAGAAGGTGGAAAAGATGAAAGCATTAGTTAAAACTGAAGTAAGAAACGAATTTAGAATTGAAAATAGAGACATCCCTAAACTTAGTAGAGATGAGCTGTTAATCAAAGTAGAGTATTGTGGAATATGTGGAAGTGACCTACATGCTGCTAGTCATGCTAAAGGGTATGAATTTGTACCGAAACCTATAATTTTGGGACATGAATTTTCCGGCTTAGTAGTTGAAGTAGGATCAGAAGAAAATAAACAATTACTGAAAAAACGGGTAATTATTGTGCCAGGGAATTTTTGTGGGGAATGTGAGCAATGTAAAAGCGGTAAGGAAAATATTTGTTTAAATATTGTTGGTATTGGGCTACATCATGACGGGGGAATGGCTGAATATGTCAAAGTGGCATCAAATCAAATTATCATGATACCTGATGAATTACCCTTCGAAATTGCGTCATTAGCAGAACCACTTTCTGTTGCAATACATGCAGTAGAGCAAATTGGCGGAGATCTAAAGGGTAAGAAAGTACTCGTCCAAGGGTGTGGCATTATTGGGATGTTTACAGCCATAATCGCAAAAAATATAGGTGCTGATGTAACTATTTCAGGCTTGCAAAAAGATTGGGAACATCGACTGAGCCTTGCCGAGTTGTTTGATATAAAGTCAGAAATTTTCGAAAATAATGAAAATAACCATGAGAAATTTGATTATATTTATGAGTGTTCAGGGTCTTCCATTGCTACTGAAAATGCAGCAGAACGATTAAATAAAGGTGGAATACTAATTTTGGTTGCACTTTATGAACAAAAAGTAGAATTACCAATGAATTTGATAGTAAGAAGCGAAATAAATGTACTTTCAAGTTATGCATCTACAATTAAAGATTTCTATAGTGCAATTGATGTTTTGCAAAACAATCAAAGTAATATAGGAAAACTTATTCGAATCTATTCTTTAGATGATGGTAAACAAGCGTTTGATGACGCACTAAACCAAAAAGTATTAAAACCTGTATTAAAAATTTAGTTTGGAATGGAGGAAAAAGCATGAAAAAGTTCTATAAATTAACTTTATCGGCATTATTACTATCAATCTTCCTAGTTGCTTGTGGTAATGGTGGAGATTCTAATAACAGTGAGGGAGATTCAGGGGCAAATACGAATAGTGAAGAAACAATTGTATTAAAGGCCGCTACTAATTTACCAACTAGACATTTCAGCATGCAAAATGTCATTCTTCCTTTTTTAGAAAGAATTGAAGAAGAATCTAATGGAAGAGTAGAATTTCAACTTTACGATTCTGAATCTTTAGTTCGAGCAGGTGAAGAGTTAGAAGCACTAAGATCTGGAACTATTGATATCGCAGTTCCAATGTATGATGTGTATGATACAGCTAGATTCCCTTTTTCAGAAATTCCTTTATTACCACTAACAAAATCATCACCGGAAATATACTCTGAGGCTGTATCTATTTTCATTCAAAATGATGAACCTTATAGTGATGGGAAAACGCATATGGAACGGGTATATGGAGACCAAGGCTTAGTTGCATGGCCATATGCTCCAGGCAGATCTTATACTATAGGAACTGTTGGAGAGCCAATAAGAAGTTTAAGTGAACTGCAATCATTACAGGTTAGGGTTCCTAGTAGTGTACACGAAACCTTTGCTAGAAAATTAGGAGCTTCTCCTGCGAGAATTTCAATTAATGAAACCTACGATGCATTTAATAGAGGTACACTAGATGCTGGATTTACCCCAATTACTGACTGGACTAGTTACGGTTTTGAAGAGGTCTTCACTTATGTAATTGAAGGGATTGAAGCAGGTTCTTGGCCTTCTAGTTTTGCGATGACAAAAGATAGATTCGAATCTTTACCTGAAGATATTCAGGAAATCATTTCTCTTGCAGCTATTGAAGTACCAAACTTGAGACATAATCCAGAGTTCAAACAAGTTCAAGATGATCTTGAAGCATCAATCTTAGATGATTTCTTTGCTAATGGTGGTGTACTTGAAGAGTTAAGTGATTTACCACAAGAAATTCAAAATAAGGTAGATGAAGCGGTTGGTGAAACGTGGCTTGAATGGATTGAATCGTTAGAACGTGACGGTGAACCTGCAACAGAAGCCGCTATTAGGTGGAGAGATGCAGTTTTACAAGCTGGTGGGGATGTACCGGATGTTGTTAAAGAATTAACAGTAGATTAATTTAAATAAAGGGGGGATTCCCCCTTTATTTATACAACAAGGAGGGGAGTATACATGGATAGTACTATTGCATTAATAATAGTAATAGCTATATTTACTTTAACACTTTTAGCCGGGCTGCATATTAGTTCAGTATTAATTCTAACTGGGGCTATTGGAATATATTTAATAGTTGGTATTGCCCCTGTAATTAACCTAATACAAATAGATACGTTCTCTACAGTCGCTAGTTATACTCTAACTACTATACCTTTATTTGTATTGATGTCTCAATTTATTGTGCATGCAGATATCGTGAAATATTTGTATTCATTAATATTTATCATATCAAGAGGAAAGTCCTCAATATTAGGCGTATTTACAGTAATTTTAGGTGGATTTTTAGGGGCAGTATCTGGTTCAGCATCAGCCATGTCTGCAGCATTAGGGCAATTTGCTGTTCCTGAATTAAAGAAGCATGGGTATAATCAAACATTTGCTGCATCAATTGCAGCAGCTGCTGGGTCGCTAGCAACCATTATTCCGCCGTCAATTGGTCTGATTATCTATGGTGCTATTACCCAAACTTCAATTAGTAGTTTATTTATAGGAATACTTATTCCAGGCATTATAACTTTAGCTGTAATTTCTATTATTGTAGTCATAATCTTTAAGAAAGAATCTAAGAATATTGGAGAAATTCAAAGTAATCATAATACTACAAGGTACTCTACAAAAAATTATGTAGTATCAGCTATTACAGGTATTTTAATAATACTCTCTATATTCGGGGGGATATATTTAGGAATTTTCACACCAACAGAAGCAGGTGGTGTAGGAGCGTTCATTACACTAATCGCTGCTTTTATTCTAAAAAAAGTAAATATGAAGTTCTTAATAAACTCATTTAGAGAAACATTGAAAATTACAACTATGGTTATGATGATTATGGTAGGGGCAACCATTTTTACTAGATTTGTTACCTTGTCTCAGATACCACAGAAATTGATTGAATCATTAGGACCATTAACTGAATCACCGATATTGATAATATTAATCCTTTTAGCAGTCTTTTTTGTAGCGTTCATGTTCTTAGAAGGAGCAGCAGCAATTGTAATGTTAGTACCAATTACATTACCGTTAGTTGAAACTGTTGGTTTTTCTGCATTAGAATTTGGGATTTTAATTTCAGTGGTCGGTACAGCTGGTCTAATGACACCTCCTGTTGGTATAAGTACGTACGCAGTTTCTGGGGTAACAGGCATACCTTCTAACAAAATATTTAATTATACCTTATTGTATGCAATTGTGATAAGTGTAGTAGTTTCCGCTATCCTACTATTATTCCCTCAATTGATTACTTGGTTACCAAGCTCTATGAATTAAAGTAGAAGAGAAGAGGTGATTAATAATGAGTCGAGTCATGAAAAGAATTGACCAGTTATCATTGGTGATTGGTAGTATAGGATTAGCGGGGTTAATGATATTAATAACAGCTGGCGTTTTTACTAGATATGTTCTGAATTTTTCTATACCAACAGCATATGAGATTGTTGAGAACTATCTAATGCCTATTACTGTATTTGCCACGCTTGGTTATTCGTATAAAAGTGGAATACTTCCACGTGTTGATGCCTTTGTAGAAAAAATAAAATCTCTTAAAATAAAGCGTTTTATAAATAGTTCAATAATTATGGTTGAATTAATAACATTTTTATTTATCAGTTACTATATGTATCAGTTTACGATTTACTCTTTCGATAATGGTATGGGCTTTAGAACGAATGGTATAAACTTTCCACTTTATCATATTAACTTCTTGATCTTTATATCTTTTGCTTATATGAGTTTATTGATATTGTTGAAATTTATTAAATCTGTGAAAAATAAAGATGATAATCCAATTCAAAACAAGGAAGTTGATTAATATTATGAAAGAATGTTATTGCAATGAATAAAAATAATAGTGCAGTGTCAGAAAAAACGTTAAAGTTACTGATGTTATTTTCCGTTTATAAAGAACTCTCTGTTTCGGAAATGGCCAATTTAATAGAGATTAATATTTCTTCAGCATACAGAATTGTTAATACTTTGAGAGAGTTAGGGTTTATTGAACAAAGGGATAACAAGTGTTACGTTCTGTGCTCGGGAAATATACTAAGACTTTATCGAATGATAAATAAGGAAATAAGGGATATTGCTAGACCTGTAATAAATGAACTAGTAACAAAATATAACGAGTCCGTATATTTAAGTGAAGTTTATGAAGATGAAAAAGTTATTATTATTGAAAAGAAAGATAGTACTTCACATTTAAAATGGAGTGAAAACATAGGAACTGTTTATCATATGCCTACAGGTACTGCAGGAAAAACACATCTAGCTTATTTTCTAGAAAGTATGGAGGTAAATAAACAAGAAGCTTATTTAAAGAAATTAAAGTTGAAACGTTATACAGAAAATTCAATTACAAATATAAAAGAATTAAAAAAATCTATTAAAGAAATTTTAGAACAAGGCTATTGTATAACTGAAAGTGAACATGTAAATGGAGTAGTGGGGGTATCCGTTCCTGTGTTTGACTTTAATAATGAATGTAAAGCGGTATTAACAATGGTCATGGCTTCTTCAAGGTATGATAAGAATAATAAGGAAAATTATATTAATGGATTGTTAGATGCAGCAAGAAAAATAGGTAGTAATCTCACATATTAATAACGAGGAGTGTTGAATTTGACTGAAAAATCTACCATTACAAATGAAATGAATACAATGGAAGCTGTTGTAAAAGTACTTGAGGAATCAGAAATTGAATATCTTTTTGGGATGCCAGGAGGTTACATGGGTGAATTATATGATGCAATATATGATTCTTCGGTAAAGCCAATTCTAGTAAGACACGAACAGATTGCAAGTATAATGGCAGAAATCTATGGTAGGTTAACAGGTAAGCCAGGTGTGTTTACTGCACAAGGTGCATGGACCATTACAAATGGTTTAATGGGACCTCTTGAAGCGATCCAAGGAAGTTCACCAATGTTAATATTAACAGACATGACTGATAATGCACCATATTCTCATCATGGTTCATACCAAGTAGGTACTGGCGAATACGGTGGCTATGATGTTAAAAAAGTGATGGAAGCTACTATGAAATATTCAACTGTTGTTCATAATCCAGCACAAGCAGTTCAAAGTGTACAATTAGCTATTAAACATGCGATAGAAGGAAATAGAGGTCCAGCAGCTATTGTGTTTCATAGTTCAGCTATTAATGGAAAAGTAAATCCAAATGCCTCTCCTAGTATCTATAATACAAAAAAATATTTTGTAAATCAATATAATACGCAAGATAAAAACTTGTTAAGCAACGCATTAGTGAAGTTAAAAAATGCTCACAATCCATTTATAATTGCTGGTAGTGGTGTTAAGGTTTCTAATGGATATGAAGAACTTCAAAAGATTGCTGAATTATTAGGTGCTCCAGTAGGAACAACCGCACAAGGAAAAAGTGCTATTAAAGAAACGCATCCAAATTCAGTTGGAGTTATTGGAAACTGGGGACAAGAAGTTGGGAATAAACTTTTATCAGAATCAGATGTCATTTTGGTTATTGGTTCTAAATTAGCGCCAACAGATACATGTAATCATGCAAAAGAGTTAATCGACCCTGAGCGACAAACGTTAATCCAAATTGACATAGAACCTAAACATACTAGTTGGACTTTCCCAATCGACATCCCGATTGTTGGAGATGCAAAGAATATACTATCAGATATGATTACGTTGTTAAGTGATGAAGTTAAAATGGATGTGGATACGGTCAAAAAAAGAATGGATAGAATAACAAACATGAAAGATGAAATGAATTTTATGTATGCAGAAGAAATGAATTCAGATGAGAAGCCAATAAAACCTCAAAGACTATTGAAAGAGATTAATGATTTTATTGATGAAGATACAATGATCACTCTTGATGCAGGAGAAAATAGGGTATATACGGTTCATTATTTTAAATCGAAAGCTCCTGGTAGCATAATATTACCTGGTTCTGCAGGAGGGATGGGTTATGCAGTTCCTTCTGCATTAGCAACGAAATTAGTAAATCCAAATAAAAAGGTCATGGCAATCGCGGGTGATGGGGGATTTGCAATGACAATGAATGGTTTAATCACGGCAGTGCAATATAACATTCCAATAGTAACAGTTGTAATGAATAATTCAGCTTTAGGATGGGTTAAAAATGCGCAAGGGGATCGATTAATAGCATCAGAATTCAAGGAAACTAATTTTGCAGAAATGGCGAAATCTATGGGTTGCTTAGGATATAAAGTGGAAAATCCAAATGATATACAGTCAACATTGGAAAAAGCATTTTCATCTGGTAAGCCTGCAGTAATTGACGTTCGTACAACTGATAAGGAAAGTTACCAAAAAGTAATGTATGATTTAGCAACCTCTTTAGAGGACTAGATAAGATTTTAAATCCCTCCTAAGTAGGTACGTATAGGAGGGATATATGTTTGTGTTTCTAACTGTATGAAAGATTAATGAAATAATTAATTATGAGAAAGGGTGTTTCCATGAAAGCTGTAGTGGTGAATGAGGAAACTTCAGGTTTATATATTGACGAGGTAGATAATCTGGATATAAAAGAACATGAAATTAAAGTAAAAGTAGTAGCTACTGCTATTAATAGGGCTGATATATATCAAAGAATGGGCCTTTATCCTCCTCCTAAAGGCGAAAGTGAAATTTTAGGGTTAGAAATGTCTGGGTTTATTATAGAAGTCGGAAACAGAGTAGAAGATTTAAAGGTTGGGGATAGAGTATTCTCATTATTACCAGGCGGTGGATATGCTGAAAATGTCGTCATACACGCAAAAAGTGCAATGAAAATTCCCGAAGGTATGACGTATGAAGAAGCTGCTTCAATACCAGAGGCATTTCTTACAGCTTATTTAAATTTAAAGCTTGTAGCCAATGTGAAAAAAGATGAATTTGTTTTAATTCATGCTGGAGCAAGTGGTGTAGGTACTGCAGCTATTCAAATTGCTAAAGAACTAGGAGCAAAAACGATTGTTACAGCTGGCTCACAAGAAAAATTAGATAAATGTAAAGAACTGGGTGCAGACTACGTGATTAATTATAAGTTACAAGACTTTTCTAAGAAGGTTTTAGAAATTACTGGTGAGGGTGTTCATGTCCTATTAGATTTTATTGGTGCTTCTTATTGGGAAAAAAATAGCCAATCTATCTGTAAAGGAGGAAGGTGGGTCTTATTAGGTTTGCTTGGTGATAGTAAAATTGAAAACTTTGATTTGGGTATAATTCTTCAGAAAAATATTAATCTAATCGGATCAACATTAAGATCAAAATCTGCTGACTTTAAAATTCAATTAACGCAAGATTTTGAACAATTCTCAAAGGACAGATTTGAAAATGATAGATTAAGAACTGTAATAGATAAAGTATTTAGCTGGAAAGATGTTGAGAAAGCGCATGAGCATATGAAATTAAATAAAAATATTGGTAAATTGATTTTACAAATTGATTAAAATGTTGGAGGGGAGTATGAACTTAGATAATAGACAAATTTTATTAGCATCTAGACCTAAAGAAATGATTCAATTGCAAAATTTTGAAATAACAAATACTGTAATCACGTCAATTCAAAAGGAACAAGTGTTAGTAAAAAGTTTGTATCTATCAATAGATCCTTATATGCGAGGCAGGATGAATAATGAGAAATCATATATTGCTCCATTTAATATCGGAGAGCCATTGAAGGGGAGGGTAATTGGAGAGGTTGTAAAATCAAACCTACAAACATTTAAGGTAGGAGATTTAGTTACCGGAATGTTAGATTGGGCTGATTATACCTTAGCCAATGAAGAAGAATTAAAAAAATTAGAAGACGATATCCAACCAATTACTACACATCTTCACATTCTTGGTATGCCAGGTTTAACTGCTTATTTTGGGCTGACTAAAATCGGTAAACCTAGAAAGAATGAGACATTTGTAGTCTCGGGCGCAGGTGGAGCAGTTGGCATGATAGTAGGACAACTAGCTAAATTATACGGATGTAAAGTAGTGGGCATAACTGGTTCTGAGTACAAAAAAAGGTATTTAAAAGAAGTGCTACATTTCGATCATGTTATAAATTATAAAATCGATAACTTGAAAAAAGAATTAAAAAAAGTGTCTCCAGATGGAGTAGATATTTATTTTGATAACGTTGGTGGAGAAATTTCAGATGTAGTTTGTTTGCAAATGAATTTTCATGGACGTGTCGTTTTATGTGGACAAATCTCTCAATATAATAATGGTACAATTGAATTTGGACCAAGATTATTTCCGTATTTTCTTACAAGAAGTATAAAATTAGGAGCGTTTATTCTTCGAGATTATAATAGTGAATTTGTTACTGCAAAAAGAGAATTATTAGAGTGGTTTAATGAAGGGAAGTTATTGCATAAAGAACACCTAATTGAGGGTCTAGAAAATGCACCTAATGCATTAATTGGTTTATTTCAAGGGGACAATATAGGTAAGATGCTTGTTAGTGTAAATTAACAAGGTTTTCGAGGATTGGTGGTGCTTGTTCAAGCGCTTCACAATAAAAGTATTGATAAAACTCTTTTTTAGTTTTAATAAACCATATGAAAATGAATCGTACTTCAGATGAAAATTCTTAAACAGTAGAAGAATTGGAATCATATAATCCAAGGCAGCTTTTACAAGTTGATTGTAAAGGCTGCCTTTTCATTCCTCTATGTTTTTATTCACAGCAATCCCCATTTACAAGAAACTATAATAAAAATTGATAATGTATGCCTATGCGAAAAAGTATGATGCCGAGGAAGTATGGCTTCTCTATCCAGTCAATGAAGAGATGAAAGACGCAGCCCAGATAGAGTTTAGAAGTGAGCTTGCGGATAATGTGGTGGTGAGTCTGTATTTCGTTGATGTGACGAATGTGGAACAGAGTTTGATGGGGTTGAGGGAGAAGATGAAATCTAATGAAATCACGTAGAGTTATTGTAGGAATGAAAAGTTCTTTGTTGGGAATCGGTATATAGAAAGTAATTGATAGACAATAATGTTACAAACTGAAATTAGGCAACGTTACCATTAGGATAAAGAGAGGTGACATGGTGAACAGTCTCAACTTAACAAATTTTCATGAACGTGAATTACACCCTTTTTTAAATTATTATTTATATCATGAATTAGAAATTGCAGCAAAAACGATTTATCAGGAACGTTCTATAAATACGACAAAAGGTGAAAATGAGTGGATTCACCCGGATATGGTTGGATATAGTATTACAACATCGAACTGGAGCGAAAAAGTCGTCTCCCTTGCTGAACACTATAATATATCTAAGGTAGTTTTGTATTCTTTCGAGCTTAAAAAGGAAATCACCATGTCGAATTTGCGAGAGGTCTTTTTCCAAGCTGTTTCTAATTCAAGCTGGGCCAATGAAGGATATTTAGTAGCAGCACAAATAAATACTGATGATATAAAGCTAATGCAGAAAATGGCTCGTTTATCAAACTCTTTTGGAATTGGCATTATTCAATTGAACTTAGTAGACCCTAGTGCTTCTAAAATACTTTTAAGTGCAAAAAGAACAGATGAAATCGATGGGGATACGGTTAACAATCTTTTTGAGATTAATAAGGATTTTAAAGATTTTTTATCTGATGTAGAAAGCGGAGTAAAGATAAATCGGGTAGTGCATTACCATTTAGATGAGGTAAAGACCCTAAATGAATTAAAGGGCGTATTAGCGAGCTTAGAAGAAAATGAGGTAACGCCTGACATACCTGTACAAGATACAACTCACTTAAATGATACAACAGAAGTATTAAGTTGGAATGATAATGTAACTGGTAAAAAACCAATGAGTATAGTGATAGAAGAAAAGGTATATGAAGCCACTAGCTGGAAACAAATTTATATTATTTTCTGTAAATACCTTTGTATTGTTAATCTAGAACGGTTTAAGAATACAAAGTTAAAAGGAAAGAAACGGGCTTACTTTTCAAGTAAGGATAATGAATTACGAGTTGCTTATTATTTAGAAGAAGCAGAATTATATATGGAAGTAAACCTAAGTGCACAATCCATTATCAAAAATATCCGGGCTCTAATGGTAGAGTTTAATATGGGCTCTGATAGTGTGAGGATTGTCTTGGAACATAGTTCAAATTAAATCATCTACTACGTAGTAAGCCTCTGTATGATTTCATGGCATATATCCGTCAAATCTATCGATAGAGCTCGTCTAACTGAACGTAACGTTGATGAGACCGAATTGCCATTGGCTTAATAAGGACGTAATGCAAGCGAGAGAAGGCATAATGTCTTCTCTTTTTTACTACCAGAAAATAGCTTAATCGAGGAAGTGCAATGGCTTCG encodes:
- a CDS encoding NAD(P)H-quinone oxidoreductase, giving the protein MKAVVVNEETSGLYIDEVDNLDIKEHEIKVKVVATAINRADIYQRMGLYPPPKGESEILGLEMSGFIIEVGNRVEDLKVGDRVFSLLPGGGYAENVVIHAKSAMKIPEGMTYEEAASIPEAFLTAYLNLKLVANVKKDEFVLIHAGASGVGTAAIQIAKELGAKTIVTAGSQEKLDKCKELGADYVINYKLQDFSKKVLEITGEGVHVLLDFIGASYWEKNSQSICKGGRWVLLGLLGDSKIENFDLGIILQKNINLIGSTLRSKSADFKIQLTQDFEQFSKDRFENDRLRTVIDKVFSWKDVEKAHEHMKLNKNIGKLILQID
- a CDS encoding thiamine pyrophosphate-binding protein, with the protein product MTEKSTITNEMNTMEAVVKVLEESEIEYLFGMPGGYMGELYDAIYDSSVKPILVRHEQIASIMAEIYGRLTGKPGVFTAQGAWTITNGLMGPLEAIQGSSPMLILTDMTDNAPYSHHGSYQVGTGEYGGYDVKKVMEATMKYSTVVHNPAQAVQSVQLAIKHAIEGNRGPAAIVFHSSAINGKVNPNASPSIYNTKKYFVNQYNTQDKNLLSNALVKLKNAHNPFIIAGSGVKVSNGYEELQKIAELLGAPVGTTAQGKSAIKETHPNSVGVIGNWGQEVGNKLLSESDVILVIGSKLAPTDTCNHAKELIDPERQTLIQIDIEPKHTSWTFPIDIPIVGDAKNILSDMITLLSDEVKMDVDTVKKRMDRITNMKDEMNFMYAEEMNSDEKPIKPQRLLKEINDFIDEDTMITLDAGENRVYTVHYFKSKAPGSIILPGSAGGMGYAVPSALATKLVNPNKKVMAIAGDGGFAMTMNGLITAVQYNIPIVTVVMNNSALGWVKNAQGDRLIASEFKETNFAEMAKSMGCLGYKVENPNDIQSTLEKAFSSGKPAVIDVRTTDKESYQKVMYDLATSLED
- a CDS encoding NADP-dependent oxidoreductase; its protein translation is MNLDNRQILLASRPKEMIQLQNFEITNTVITSIQKEQVLVKSLYLSIDPYMRGRMNNEKSYIAPFNIGEPLKGRVIGEVVKSNLQTFKVGDLVTGMLDWADYTLANEEELKKLEDDIQPITTHLHILGMPGLTAYFGLTKIGKPRKNETFVVSGAGGAVGMIVGQLAKLYGCKVVGITGSEYKKRYLKEVLHFDHVINYKIDNLKKELKKVSPDGVDIYFDNVGGEISDVVCLQMNFHGRVVLCGQISQYNNGTIEFGPRLFPYFLTRSIKLGAFILRDYNSEFVTAKRELLEWFNEGKLLHKEHLIEGLENAPNALIGLFQGDNIGKMLVSVN